The DNA sequence CGAGGCGTCGGCGCTGATCGACATGGCGCTGGCGGAGGACGTGGGCGACGGCGACTGGACCACGCTGTGGACCTTTCCCGCGCAGCGGCGGGCGGAGGCGCGCCTTGTCGCCAAGGCGCCCGGCGTCGTCTCCGGCCTCGCCGTCGCCGAGGAGGTCTTCCGCCGCGTCGATCCCATGCTGCGGATGGAGCGCGAGGTGCAGGACGGGGCGGACGTGCTGCCGGAAGAGCTGGTGCTGTTCATCCGCGGCTCCGCCCGAACCATCCTCACGGCCGAGCGGGTGGCGCTCAACTTCCTGCAGCGCCTCTCCGGCGTGGCCACGGTGACCCGGCGCTACGTGGAGGCGGTCGCGGGCACCGGCGCGCGGGTGATCGACACGCGGAAGACGACGCCGGGCATGCGCGTGCTGGAGAAGCGCGCGGTGCTGGACGGCGGCGGCGCCAACCACCGCCACGGCCTGCACGACATGGTGCTGATCAAGGACAACCACATCGCCGCGGCGGGCGGGATCCGGCAGGCCGTGGAAGCC is a window from the Longimicrobiaceae bacterium genome containing:
- the nadC gene encoding carboxylating nicotinate-nucleotide diphosphorylase — its product is MSDASWGVDTLSEPGAGIGREASALIDMALAEDVGDGDWTTLWTFPAQRRAEARLVAKAPGVVSGLAVAEEVFRRVDPMLRMEREVQDGADVLPEELVLFIRGSARTILTAERVALNFLQRLSGVATVTRRYVEAVAGTGARVIDTRKTTPGMRVLEKRAVLDGGGANHRHGLHDMVLIKDNHIAAAGGIRQAVEAVRAQNHRGLKVEVETATLDQVDEALKAGVDRIMFDNMPVPMLRQAVRRVDEHGGAKPETEASGGITLETIRDVAETGVDLISVGALTHSAPSLDLSLRLSARGDG